Proteins found in one Tsukamurella paurometabola DSM 20162 genomic segment:
- the lipB gene encoding lipoyl(octanoyl) transferase LipB, with protein MPARSARAASTDIVVEDLGTIGYQEAFDLQHDLANQRADGEISDRLLLLEHPPTFTAGRRTEPQDRPTDGSTVIDVDRGGKITWHGPGQLVGYPIIKLSSPVDVVDYVRRIEQALIEVCRGLGLTTGRIEGRSGVWFPADGARPERKVGAIGIRVARGVTLHGFALNCDNTLGGFDAIIPCGIPDAGVTTLSAELGRDVTVGEVREAVVDAVTRALDGDLAVTDENLHATAHQA; from the coding sequence ATGCCCGCACGCTCCGCCCGCGCCGCCAGCACCGACATCGTGGTCGAAGACCTCGGCACGATCGGCTACCAGGAGGCGTTCGACCTCCAGCACGATCTCGCGAACCAGCGCGCCGACGGCGAGATCAGCGACCGCCTGCTCCTGCTGGAACACCCGCCTACGTTCACCGCGGGCCGGCGCACCGAACCGCAGGACCGTCCCACCGACGGCAGCACCGTGATCGACGTGGACCGCGGCGGCAAGATCACCTGGCACGGGCCCGGGCAACTGGTGGGCTACCCGATCATCAAGCTCTCCTCGCCGGTCGATGTGGTCGATTACGTGCGCCGTATCGAGCAGGCACTCATCGAGGTGTGCCGCGGCCTCGGCCTCACCACCGGCCGGATCGAGGGCCGCTCGGGCGTCTGGTTCCCCGCCGACGGCGCGCGCCCCGAACGCAAGGTGGGCGCCATCGGTATTCGCGTGGCACGCGGGGTGACCCTGCACGGATTCGCGCTCAACTGCGACAACACGCTCGGCGGCTTCGACGCGATCATCCCGTGCGGCATTCCCGATGCCGGCGTCACCACGCTGAGCGCGGAGCTGGGGCGCGACGTCACCGTCGGCGAGGTCCGGGAGGCCGTCGTCGATGCGGTGACCCGGGCACTGGACGGCGATCTCGCGGTCACCGACGAGAATCTCCACGCCACCGCCCACCAGGCATGA
- a CDS encoding TIGR01777 family oxidoreductase, with amino-acid sequence MERRIAIAGSSGLIGSALSGALTRRGDTVVPLVRAESSPRPGGLAWSPTGPAPDLTGFDAVINLCGAPVAGRRWTGAVKQELRDSRIEPAATLAEAVVAAHVPAYLVASGVGIYGDAGETECVDAPGGTPPGAGFLADLCIEWEAAAVPARAAGAAVANLRFGQVLSDAGGMLAVLRRIYRLGLGGRLGSGHQWISWIVREDATRAVLHVLDGALAGTITGPVNITGPAPSRQQAFSEALGREVSRPARWIVPRFALRATAGEFADEGLLFSQRAVPRVLHDTGFRFAHTALPAALAVALADGA; translated from the coding sequence ATGGAACGACGGATCGCCATCGCCGGGTCGTCGGGGCTCATCGGCAGCGCGCTGTCGGGTGCCCTGACCCGGCGCGGCGATACCGTCGTTCCGCTTGTTCGGGCCGAATCCTCACCCCGCCCCGGCGGGCTCGCCTGGTCTCCCACGGGCCCCGCGCCCGATCTCACGGGTTTCGATGCGGTGATCAATCTGTGCGGCGCGCCGGTCGCCGGCCGCCGATGGACCGGTGCGGTGAAGCAGGAGCTGCGTGATTCGCGCATCGAACCCGCCGCCACGCTCGCCGAGGCGGTGGTCGCCGCGCACGTTCCGGCCTACCTCGTGGCGAGCGGTGTCGGGATCTACGGCGACGCCGGCGAGACCGAGTGCGTCGACGCGCCCGGGGGCACCCCGCCGGGGGCCGGATTCCTCGCCGACCTGTGCATCGAGTGGGAAGCCGCTGCGGTCCCGGCCCGCGCCGCGGGAGCCGCGGTGGCGAACCTGCGCTTCGGCCAGGTGCTCTCCGACGCGGGCGGCATGCTGGCGGTTCTGCGGCGCATCTACCGTCTAGGACTGGGCGGGCGGCTGGGCAGCGGTCATCAATGGATCTCGTGGATCGTGCGCGAGGATGCCACGCGCGCCGTCCTGCACGTGCTCGACGGTGCACTCGCGGGCACGATCACCGGACCGGTCAACATCACCGGCCCCGCGCCGTCCCGCCAGCAGGCGTTCAGTGAGGCGCTGGGCCGCGAGGTCAGCCGGCCCGCCCGCTGGATCGTTCCGCGTTTCGCGTTGCGCGCGACGGCGGGTGAGTTCGCCGATGAGGGCCTGCTCTTCTCGCAGCGTGCGGTCCCCCGCGTGCTGCACGACACCGGATTCCGGTTCGCGCATACCGCGCTTCCCGCGGCACTCGCCGTGGCCCTGGCCGACGGGGCGTAG
- the sucB gene encoding 2-oxoglutarate dehydrogenase, E2 component, dihydrolipoamide succinyltransferase gives MAFSVQMPALGESVTEGTVTRWLKQEGDTVTVDEPLLEVSTDKVDTEIPAPASGVLLKILAQEDDVVEVGGDLAQIGEAGEAPAPAADPAPAAEAPAPAPEASAPAAPEAPAAPAEPAAPAASSAPASGTEVTMPELGESVTEGTVTRWLKGIGDEVAVDEPLLEVSTDKVDTEIPSPVAGTLLEIKANEDDVIAVGGVLAIVGSGAPAAPAAPAPEPAPAPEPAPAPEPAPAPTPAPAPEPAPAAPAAAAPAPAAPAAPAAPAASAAPAASDSTPYVTPLVRKLAAENGVDLNAVKGTGVGGRIRKQDVLAAAEASKAPAAPATAPAASAPAPSAPKGARPELAELRGTTQKTNRIRQITAKVTRDSLQQSAQLTQVFEVDFSKIVALRAKAKASFAAKEGVNLTYLPFIAKAVIEALKVHPNVNATISDDFKEITYHGVVNLGIAVDTPQGLLSPVIKNADDLSLAGLARAIADLASRTRNSGLKPDELSGGTFTITNIGSEGALFDTPILVPPQAAMLGTGAIVKRPVVVTDASGTESIGIHPMAFLPLTYDHRLIDGADAGRFLTTVKHRLEEGAFEADLGL, from the coding sequence ATGGCCTTCTCCGTCCAGATGCCGGCACTCGGCGAGAGCGTCACCGAGGGCACCGTCACCCGGTGGCTCAAGCAGGAGGGCGACACCGTCACCGTCGACGAGCCCCTGCTCGAGGTCTCGACCGACAAGGTCGACACCGAGATCCCCGCTCCGGCATCAGGCGTTCTGCTGAAGATCCTGGCCCAGGAGGACGATGTCGTCGAGGTCGGTGGCGATCTCGCGCAGATCGGTGAGGCCGGCGAGGCCCCCGCTCCCGCCGCGGATCCGGCGCCCGCCGCCGAAGCTCCGGCGCCCGCCCCCGAGGCCTCGGCACCGGCTGCTCCCGAGGCCCCGGCTGCCCCCGCCGAGCCTGCGGCCCCCGCCGCATCGTCGGCGCCCGCGTCCGGCACCGAGGTGACGATGCCCGAGTTGGGCGAGTCGGTCACCGAAGGCACCGTCACCCGGTGGCTCAAGGGCATCGGCGACGAGGTGGCGGTCGATGAGCCGCTCCTTGAGGTCTCCACCGACAAGGTCGATACCGAGATCCCCTCGCCCGTCGCCGGCACGCTGCTGGAGATCAAGGCCAACGAAGACGACGTGATCGCCGTCGGCGGCGTGCTCGCCATCGTGGGCAGCGGCGCTCCGGCCGCACCTGCCGCCCCGGCCCCCGAGCCGGCTCCGGCCCCCGAGCCGGCTCCGGCTCCCGAGCCCGCTCCAGCTCCCACGCCCGCTCCGGCCCCTGAGCCCGCTCCTGCTGCGCCCGCGGCGGCAGCTCCGGCACCCGCTGCTCCCGCCGCACCCGCCGCTCCGGCGGCGTCCGCTGCTCCGGCGGCGTCCGACTCGACCCCGTACGTCACCCCGCTGGTGCGGAAACTGGCCGCGGAGAACGGCGTCGACCTGAACGCGGTGAAGGGCACCGGTGTCGGTGGCCGCATCCGCAAGCAGGACGTGCTGGCCGCCGCCGAGGCGTCCAAGGCTCCGGCCGCACCTGCCACCGCCCCGGCCGCGTCGGCGCCCGCCCCGTCCGCCCCGAAGGGTGCGCGCCCCGAGCTGGCCGAGCTGCGTGGCACCACCCAGAAGACCAACCGCATCCGTCAGATCACCGCGAAGGTGACCCGCGACTCGCTGCAGCAGTCCGCGCAGCTCACGCAGGTCTTCGAGGTGGACTTCAGCAAGATCGTGGCGCTGCGCGCCAAGGCGAAGGCGAGTTTCGCGGCGAAGGAGGGTGTGAATCTCACGTACCTGCCGTTCATCGCGAAGGCCGTCATCGAGGCGCTCAAGGTGCACCCGAACGTGAACGCGACGATCAGCGACGATTTCAAGGAGATCACCTACCACGGTGTGGTGAACCTCGGCATCGCCGTCGATACGCCACAGGGCCTGCTGTCGCCGGTCATCAAGAACGCCGACGATCTGTCGCTGGCAGGTCTGGCCCGCGCGATCGCGGACCTGGCCAGCCGCACCCGCAACAGTGGTCTCAAGCCCGACGAGCTGTCCGGCGGCACCTTCACCATCACCAACATCGGCAGTGAGGGCGCTCTCTTCGATACCCCGATCCTGGTCCCGCCGCAGGCGGCGATGCTGGGTACCGGCGCGATCGTCAAGCGCCCGGTCGTGGTGACGGACGCCTCCGGTACCGAGTCCATCGGCATCCACCCGATGGCCTTCCTGCCGCTCACCTACGATCACCGGCTCATCGACGGTGCCGACGCCGGTCGCTTCTTGACCACCGTCAAGCACCGGCTCGAGGAGGGTGCGTTCGAGGCCGACCTCGGCCTCTAG
- a CDS encoding leucyl aminopeptidase, whose product MSTPFTGPEFSLTHDATSVADALVVGVFSGDAGISVDAGVPEAARGPIAEALALVGAKGTPGEAVRVPAPAGAGLGAATVLGVGLGAAPAGEDRVPAETVRRAAGVAGRALDGVGSALTTVSTLDLAATVEGTYLGAYRFTEFRHSSAPKQAPLGAVALLVAEGSQALTEEARGTVEQARRTAAAVALARDFVNTPPNVLSPGEFADRAQRLGAEAGLQVEVFDEEYLAAHGYGGIVGVGQGSSRPPRLVRLKHSSGLNDAKHVALVGKGITFDTGGISIKPAAGMENMTSDMGGAAAVIATVILAAQLNLAVDVTATVPMAENMRSDTAQRPGDVITQYGGTTVEVINTDAEGRLILADAMVRACEDDPDYLIDTATLTGAQMVALGNRTPGVMGTEEFRDRVAALSQAVGENGWPMPFPEELRADLNSRVADLANVSPHRWGGMLTAGVYLQEFVADGVQWAHIDVAGPAFNTSAPWGYIGKGGTGVPVRTLLAVLRDIAQRG is encoded by the coding sequence TTGAGCACCCCCTTCACCGGTCCCGAGTTCTCGCTCACCCACGACGCGACATCCGTCGCCGACGCTCTGGTGGTGGGCGTCTTCTCCGGCGATGCGGGGATCAGCGTGGACGCCGGCGTTCCGGAGGCCGCACGCGGCCCGATCGCCGAGGCGCTCGCCCTCGTGGGCGCGAAGGGCACACCGGGCGAGGCCGTGCGCGTGCCCGCGCCGGCCGGCGCCGGTCTCGGCGCTGCGACGGTGCTCGGCGTGGGTCTCGGTGCCGCACCCGCGGGCGAGGACCGAGTCCCCGCAGAGACGGTGCGCCGCGCCGCAGGTGTCGCGGGGCGCGCCCTCGACGGAGTCGGCTCGGCACTGACCACTGTGTCGACGCTCGATCTCGCTGCGACCGTGGAGGGCACGTACCTCGGCGCCTACCGGTTCACCGAGTTCCGTCACTCTTCGGCGCCGAAACAGGCGCCACTGGGCGCGGTGGCACTGCTCGTGGCCGAAGGTTCGCAGGCGCTGACCGAGGAGGCCCGCGGCACCGTCGAGCAGGCTCGGCGTACCGCCGCTGCGGTGGCGCTGGCCCGCGATTTCGTCAACACTCCGCCGAATGTGCTCTCCCCCGGCGAGTTCGCCGATCGTGCGCAGCGTCTCGGCGCCGAGGCCGGTCTCCAGGTCGAGGTGTTCGACGAGGAGTACCTGGCCGCACATGGCTACGGCGGCATCGTCGGTGTGGGACAGGGAAGTTCGCGCCCGCCGCGACTGGTGCGACTCAAGCACTCCTCCGGGCTGAACGACGCGAAGCACGTCGCCCTGGTGGGCAAGGGGATCACCTTCGACACCGGCGGCATCTCGATCAAGCCCGCCGCAGGCATGGAGAACATGACCTCCGATATGGGCGGCGCCGCTGCGGTGATCGCCACCGTGATCCTGGCCGCGCAGCTCAACCTCGCGGTGGACGTGACCGCGACGGTCCCGATGGCGGAGAACATGCGCTCGGACACCGCCCAGCGACCCGGAGATGTGATCACCCAGTACGGCGGAACCACCGTCGAGGTGATCAACACCGATGCCGAGGGTCGGCTGATCCTGGCCGATGCGATGGTCCGCGCCTGCGAGGACGACCCCGATTACCTGATCGACACCGCGACCCTGACCGGCGCGCAGATGGTGGCGCTCGGCAATCGCACGCCCGGCGTGATGGGCACCGAGGAGTTCCGCGATCGCGTCGCCGCGCTCTCGCAGGCGGTGGGTGAGAACGGTTGGCCCATGCCCTTCCCCGAGGAATTGCGCGCCGACCTCAACTCCCGCGTCGCGGATCTCGCGAACGTGAGCCCGCACCGGTGGGGAGGCATGCTCACGGCGGGCGTGTACCTCCAGGAGTTCGTCGCCGACGGAGTGCAGTGGGCCCACATCGATGTGGCCGGCCCGGCGTTCAACACGAGCGCGCCGTGGGGGTACATCGGCAAGGGTGGCACGGGCGTACCGGTTCGTACCCTGCTGGCCGTGCTGCGCGACATCGCACAGCGCGGTTGA
- a CDS encoding AraC family transcriptional regulator translates to MLRLGQQGPLPPGARDHTAARPAPVVAYLIERLGREGHPVRAWADRAGIARIDRLSGLRLTFPQTVAFITEAVRAAPDRPLGLQVGARPLLQSFGMVGVAVQTADGLAAAVGIGLRLHEEAGSLVDFTVAEDARTVSVGVLPRSDVAEILPFLCEETLLSSLTLVRSALADEDLAPIGVELAYPAPSYADVYDDVFGCPVRFDAPRTAVTIPGHLLDLPLPGRQPAVHAAAVAACRGLIGTDDADELDHVWAVEQLLRADLARAATIATVARHLRTTERTLRRRLSDGGESFRSIHNRVRRERAESLLRSTSMPIGEVAAAVGFADARDFRRAFRAWTGRTPADLRGSGDGSVSG, encoded by the coding sequence ATGCTACGCCTGGGACAACAGGGCCCGCTGCCGCCCGGTGCACGGGACCACACGGCAGCCAGGCCCGCGCCCGTGGTCGCCTACCTCATCGAACGTCTAGGGCGCGAGGGACATCCGGTACGGGCATGGGCCGACCGCGCGGGAATCGCGCGGATCGATCGGCTGTCCGGGCTGCGCCTGACCTTCCCCCAGACGGTGGCGTTCATCACCGAGGCGGTCCGTGCCGCGCCCGATCGTCCGCTCGGACTCCAGGTGGGTGCCCGGCCGTTACTCCAGTCTTTCGGGATGGTCGGCGTCGCGGTGCAGACCGCCGACGGTCTCGCCGCGGCAGTCGGGATCGGGCTGCGCCTGCACGAGGAGGCCGGCAGCCTGGTCGACTTCACCGTCGCCGAGGACGCCCGGACGGTCAGCGTCGGCGTGCTGCCCCGGTCCGATGTCGCCGAGATCCTGCCCTTCCTCTGCGAGGAGACGCTCCTCAGTTCCCTCACCCTGGTTCGATCTGCGCTGGCGGACGAAGATCTCGCGCCCATCGGCGTCGAGCTGGCGTACCCCGCGCCGTCGTACGCCGATGTCTATGACGATGTGTTCGGGTGCCCCGTGCGGTTCGACGCGCCCCGCACCGCAGTGACGATTCCCGGGCACCTGCTCGACCTCCCGCTGCCGGGCCGCCAGCCCGCCGTGCACGCGGCGGCGGTGGCCGCGTGCCGCGGGCTCATCGGAACGGATGACGCCGATGAGCTCGACCACGTCTGGGCGGTGGAACAGTTGCTTCGCGCCGATCTGGCGCGGGCCGCAACCATCGCGACAGTCGCCCGCCACTTGCGGACCACGGAGCGCACGCTGCGCCGGCGTCTGTCCGACGGCGGTGAGTCGTTCCGGTCGATCCACAACCGGGTCCGGCGTGAGCGTGCCGAATCCCTGCTGCGCAGCACCTCGATGCCGATCGGCGAGGTCGCAGCTGCGGTCGGTTTCGCCGATGCCCGGGACTTCCGGCGGGCGTTCCGGGCCTGGACCGGCCGGACCCCGGCCGACCTGCGCGGGAGCGGAGACGGCTCGGTGAGCGGATGA
- a CDS encoding alanine racemase has translation MTANGTGQTTTGTGLVDLGAPPSTVDRTWETDPAAYWATIDAGTQGLDAPVLVADLDALRHNVADMRRRAGGTPIRVASKSLRSRPVLDALLRVPGYAGVLAYDVAEAHWLAADGTDHDGAERPGCPDVLVGYPSADLGAIAALAADEQAASRVTLMIDDPDQLDLVDAAVPPSRRPELRICIDIDASFRAPVLGAVGALRSPIRTRAEASALAVTIAGRKGFRLVGAMTYDAQIAGVGDLSIRRPGAGALLRTMQRASWDELVERRLDILTDLRRIAELEFVNGGGTGSLERNASDPNISDIAAGSGLYGPHLFDGYSHFRPAPAMAFGLAVVRRPRPDTVTCHGGGWIASGAAGEDRLPVPVWPAGLTLTAREGAGEVQTPVTGDRARRISLGDRVWFRHTKAGEPAEHTTHIAVLSDGAVLAQVPTYRGEGRCFL, from the coding sequence ATGACGGCGAACGGCACGGGGCAGACCACGACCGGTACTGGGCTGGTGGATCTGGGAGCACCCCCGTCGACCGTGGACCGAACGTGGGAGACCGACCCGGCGGCGTACTGGGCAACGATCGACGCCGGAACCCAGGGGCTCGACGCCCCGGTCCTCGTCGCCGATCTCGACGCCCTGCGGCACAACGTGGCCGATATGCGCCGCCGAGCCGGAGGTACACCCATTCGCGTGGCCTCGAAGTCGCTGCGCTCACGCCCGGTTCTCGATGCACTGCTTCGAGTTCCCGGCTATGCGGGGGTGCTCGCCTACGATGTCGCCGAGGCGCACTGGCTCGCCGCCGATGGCACCGACCACGACGGTGCCGAGCGTCCCGGGTGCCCCGACGTTCTGGTGGGGTATCCCAGTGCCGACCTCGGAGCGATCGCGGCGCTCGCCGCCGACGAGCAGGCGGCGTCGCGCGTGACGCTCATGATCGATGATCCGGACCAGCTCGATCTGGTGGACGCCGCAGTGCCGCCGAGCCGTCGCCCCGAACTGCGGATCTGCATCGACATCGACGCGTCCTTCCGGGCCCCGGTCCTCGGCGCGGTGGGCGCGCTGCGCTCGCCGATCCGCACCCGCGCCGAGGCCTCGGCATTGGCGGTGACGATCGCTGGCCGCAAGGGATTCCGGCTCGTGGGAGCGATGACCTACGATGCTCAGATCGCCGGCGTCGGAGACCTCAGCATCCGCCGCCCCGGCGCCGGGGCGCTGCTACGGACGATGCAGCGGGCCTCCTGGGACGAGCTCGTCGAGCGGCGCCTGGATATCCTCACCGACCTGCGCCGGATCGCCGAGCTCGAATTCGTCAACGGCGGCGGCACCGGCTCGCTCGAGCGTAATGCGAGCGATCCGAATATCAGTGACATCGCCGCCGGCAGCGGCCTCTACGGCCCGCACCTGTTCGACGGCTACTCCCACTTCCGGCCCGCTCCGGCGATGGCCTTCGGCCTGGCCGTGGTGCGTCGGCCCCGGCCCGACACCGTGACCTGTCACGGCGGTGGCTGGATCGCCTCCGGCGCGGCCGGCGAGGACAGGCTGCCGGTGCCGGTGTGGCCCGCCGGCCTCACGCTGACCGCTCGTGAGGGCGCCGGGGAGGTGCAGACTCCGGTCACGGGAGACCGCGCTCGCCGGATCTCGCTCGGTGACCGAGTGTGGTTCCGCCACACCAAGGCCGGGGAACCGGCCGAACACACAACGCATATCGCGGTGTTGTCCGACGGTGCCGTGCTCGCACAGGTGCCCACCTATCGCGGCGAGGGAAGGTGCTTCCTGTGA